A part of Marinomonas rhizomae genomic DNA contains:
- a CDS encoding WYL domain-containing protein, which yields MEVAQRYWMLELIAFWEGQINTKPLITALGLTRQSVSQLLKQYQADFPNSLDYDATLKAYQITGHFKPHYIDQTVDEYFDWLNYGKIPTFPNTAIESTQHRIEALARFVSPQVMRPLLKAVKDKTAVDCEYLSVSSSDPQGRLIYPHSFVKTAGRWHVRAYCDVRQHYLDFVLSRFQHVDYDGKASAHTEQQDTLWNTQVTLILAPDSRLTDKQKSVLENDYGMTNSQLHITTRAALVKYTLDDLQIKTKMLEANPQAQQLVCVNYADIKQWLYD from the coding sequence ATGGAAGTCGCACAGCGCTATTGGATGTTAGAATTGATCGCCTTTTGGGAAGGGCAAATAAACACCAAACCATTAATTACAGCTTTAGGTCTCACGCGGCAAAGCGTCAGTCAGCTGCTTAAACAATATCAGGCCGATTTTCCAAACTCGTTAGATTATGATGCAACACTCAAAGCCTACCAAATTACAGGCCATTTCAAACCGCACTATATTGACCAAACCGTGGATGAATACTTTGATTGGTTAAACTACGGCAAAATACCCACCTTTCCCAATACCGCTATCGAATCCACCCAACACCGAATAGAAGCCCTAGCGCGCTTCGTTTCGCCACAAGTTATGCGACCCTTATTAAAAGCCGTTAAAGACAAAACCGCTGTAGATTGTGAATACTTATCCGTATCTAGCAGCGACCCGCAAGGGCGTTTGATCTATCCTCATAGCTTTGTCAAAACTGCCGGGCGTTGGCACGTTCGTGCCTACTGCGATGTGCGACAACATTACCTCGATTTCGTATTGAGCCGCTTTCAGCACGTAGACTACGACGGCAAAGCCAGCGCACATACCGAGCAACAAGACACACTCTGGAACACCCAAGTTACCCTGATACTCGCCCCCGATTCCCGCCTCACCGACAAACAAAAAAGCGTGCTTGAAAACGACTATGGCATGACCAATAGCCAGCTTCACATTACCACTCGCGCTGCCCTCGTTAAATACACCCTCGACGACTTACAGATAAAAACCAAAATGCTCGAAGCCAACCCACAAGCCCAGCAACTGGTGTGTGTTAACTATGCCGACATAAAACAATGGCTGTACGACTGA
- a CDS encoding methyltransferase, translated as MTSLQQRFQSLDTWLNTHTQLWQFDTFARLDTPWENVYPELAALLKRENLDTGSEAFYAEVFRLCPDLKTASNFLPPDLLDPSPQRTLTHDLPSYVSAGIKGRKWSQIQAFVAHTPTANNYVEWCAGKGHLGKLLAFQDNKPVHSLEWQKTLCEAGEQEAKRLNLPQTFTHADVLKGEGRPALANAHCAVALHACGDLHRELIEQAVTANTAMLCISPCCYHLTQVSHYQPLSHSAQQSALTLRQADLKLAVKEVATAGKREQRLKQLELTYRLGFDAWQRSARQQDEYLPVPSVQKALLNQGFATFCQWAAEQKGLIDLTAKTPFEDFEPIGQTRYQHIQKLEAISQLFRPALEYWLVLDRAMYLEENGYQVEIGKFCDKSLTPRNWMIRAERA; from the coding sequence ATGACCTCTCTCCAACAGCGTTTTCAATCTCTTGATACTTGGTTGAACACACATACTCAACTTTGGCAATTTGATACCTTTGCTCGCTTAGATACTCCTTGGGAAAATGTCTATCCTGAGCTGGCGGCGCTCTTGAAACGTGAAAACCTAGATACAGGCAGTGAAGCTTTTTATGCGGAAGTATTTCGACTCTGCCCAGATCTAAAAACCGCGTCTAACTTTTTGCCCCCTGACTTACTTGATCCATCACCGCAGCGAACACTTACTCATGATTTACCAAGCTATGTATCGGCAGGAATAAAAGGTCGTAAATGGTCGCAAATACAGGCTTTTGTTGCCCACACCCCAACCGCCAACAACTACGTGGAATGGTGTGCGGGAAAAGGCCACTTAGGGAAGTTATTGGCCTTTCAAGATAACAAGCCCGTCCACAGCCTAGAATGGCAAAAAACACTTTGCGAAGCGGGCGAACAAGAAGCTAAGCGACTAAACCTACCACAGACTTTTACCCACGCCGATGTGCTTAAAGGAGAGGGGCGACCCGCGTTAGCAAACGCTCACTGTGCCGTTGCCCTTCATGCCTGTGGAGACTTACATCGTGAACTGATAGAACAGGCTGTTACTGCGAACACGGCCATGCTGTGTATTTCCCCATGCTGCTATCACCTGACTCAAGTGAGTCATTATCAGCCGTTATCACACAGCGCCCAACAGTCTGCACTGACACTGCGCCAAGCTGATCTCAAACTCGCCGTCAAAGAAGTTGCCACGGCTGGCAAGCGAGAGCAACGCCTCAAACAACTTGAACTCACTTACCGACTTGGCTTTGACGCATGGCAAAGGTCAGCTCGCCAACAAGACGAATACCTCCCCGTTCCTTCTGTTCAAAAAGCACTGCTCAACCAAGGTTTTGCTACTTTTTGCCAGTGGGCCGCAGAGCAAAAAGGGTTAATAGATTTAACCGCCAAAACCCCTTTTGAAGACTTCGAGCCCATCGGCCAAACCCGCTACCAACATATCCAAAAACTCGAAGCCATCAGCCAACTCTTTCGCCCCGCGCTTGAATACTGGCTCGTCCTCGACCGCGCCATGTACCTAGAAGAAAACGGCTACCAGGTCGAGATCGGCAAATTCTGTGACAAAAGTTTAACGCCGAGGAACTGGATGATAAGAGCTGAGCGGGCGTAA
- a CDS encoding DEAD/DEAH box helicase: MPSKLFGYACPRVQICQGMFAELKASDEPYLRDATVELFTGEFKCTDSFENVTPEGQYLTGDVVITTIDQLLSSVISHTKADRLLNYLSAHVVFDEYHEYINMPAFNLLFAELIASRNQLQNGCNALLVSATPNYFYLKNILNLNVDDGDVIEMPSFNDKKYQFDFVVYDESIEDSSNPLYKTQDGTTFVISNTATTAQKSFITNLADENAILLHSKYKKSDKKYLFDKVFESFKREGSNAFELLRSGPIVQASLNISCDYMVSEITTAENCLQRMGRLDRFGQNDEINRYTIAVPETIHIGKRTGSVARFLSSTNELASAKAWYALLLEKTDSGSKVQTIPDVYELYKDFYQQPSAIKFIEQDMVAAMKKSITLITAKISEPQTMITRKKQPVQRAKISNNSLRGDSRFVQMALCNLDNKDAPKFIEGYAYDISTDESDAVDNLTASCDLIQGYGDSNNNLLSYMMKKHHNIMGDKKAYKDFILLNDAKDPEFPIYLSYTENDLLPIGGVSQRHNSAIYYGICEKQAVGAISIKNLTHKKD, encoded by the coding sequence ATGCCCAGCAAATTATTTGGGTATGCATGCCCTAGGGTTCAAATTTGCCAAGGTATGTTTGCTGAATTAAAAGCGTCTGATGAGCCTTATCTACGTGATGCAACCGTGGAATTATTTACGGGTGAATTCAAATGCACTGATAGTTTTGAAAATGTAACCCCAGAAGGTCAGTATCTGACAGGTGATGTTGTGATCACCACGATTGATCAGTTATTAAGTAGCGTTATTAGTCACACCAAAGCTGATCGTCTCTTGAATTACCTTAGTGCTCATGTTGTGTTCGATGAATATCATGAATACATTAATATGCCTGCTTTTAATCTACTGTTTGCTGAGCTTATCGCTTCACGAAATCAATTACAGAATGGCTGTAATGCGTTGTTAGTGTCCGCTACGCCGAATTATTTTTACCTTAAAAACATACTTAATCTTAATGTCGATGATGGTGACGTGATTGAAATGCCATCTTTCAATGACAAAAAATATCAGTTTGATTTTGTTGTGTACGATGAGTCGATAGAAGATTCTTCAAACCCACTCTATAAAACCCAAGATGGAACGACATTTGTTATCAGTAACACAGCGACCACCGCACAAAAAAGTTTCATCACTAATTTAGCGGATGAAAATGCCATTCTGCTCCATTCTAAATACAAAAAAAGCGATAAAAAATATCTATTCGATAAGGTATTTGAGTCTTTCAAGCGTGAAGGTAGCAACGCTTTTGAACTTCTTAGAAGTGGGCCAATTGTACAAGCTTCGCTTAACATCAGCTGTGACTACATGGTATCGGAAATAACGACAGCCGAGAATTGCCTACAAAGAATGGGAAGGCTTGATAGGTTTGGTCAAAATGATGAAATCAACCGTTATACCATTGCTGTGCCAGAAACTATCCATATAGGGAAACGTACTGGCTCAGTGGCTAGATTCCTCTCAAGCACTAATGAATTGGCCTCAGCAAAAGCGTGGTATGCATTGTTGTTGGAAAAAACAGATAGCGGAAGTAAGGTACAAACCATTCCTGATGTTTATGAACTCTACAAAGACTTCTATCAGCAACCATCTGCCATCAAGTTTATTGAGCAAGATATGGTCGCAGCAATGAAGAAAAGCATCACCCTTATTACTGCCAAAATCAGCGAACCTCAAACCATGATTACTCGCAAAAAACAGCCAGTGCAGCGAGCAAAAATTAGCAATAACTCACTTCGTGGCGATAGTCGATTTGTGCAAATGGCACTTTGCAATCTTGATAATAAAGACGCTCCAAAATTTATTGAAGGTTACGCCTATGATATTTCAACAGATGAAAGTGATGCTGTTGATAACCTAACAGCGTCATGTGATTTGATACAAGGGTATGGTGACAGCAATAATAATTTGCTGAGTTATATGATGAAAAAGCATCACAATATTATGGGCGATAAGAAAGCTTATAAAGACTTTATTCTTCTTAATGACGCGAAAGACCCAGAATTTCCTATTTATCTGAGTTATACGGAAAACGATTTACTACCTATTGGTGGTGTCTCTCAACGGCATAATTCAGCTATTTACTATGGTATATGTGAAAAGCAGGCTGTAGGTGCAATCTCAATAAAAAACTTAACTCATAAAAAGGACTAA
- a CDS encoding CRISPR-associated endonuclease Cas3'', whose protein sequence is MMVTFVSQCEKNSLKKTRRVLDAFANRIGDNTWQTLITEDGLLTVKKMLRKTASKNTAVSCHWIRTRARSELLWVVGNKNKFNEQGIVPVNTTLKEVFMDTKQAKPVKGMIYANTHLQPLNHHLFAVGFVAQQLYLYFYPDKRNQANAAFIAGCLHDIGKLDPSFQDWVIKPKNQNYQAEDGQHIDDSKFSFEKHPRHNEISALIFQCIADQAKGIRQIKQSIKHAIYWHHAKPFRTKAKDEFDTYGKLYNKLKASMGDNAWTLISENAIAMLNSVCELDNHYKEGQDSFLRKAFSSDVDDEVLSNYQNTPLPNYKEYDAAENTQEYEKQIRINANNNEIRACLITADRWVSSLSPNELLSHIKNKNLDGFIQEQLTNNVFLESDLTTHIQECLKQFPNSERTIKQSSVAEKLAEVTGRVKVLAGAAGCGKSKIALEWAGLSNAQQIIWVCMP, encoded by the coding sequence ATGATGGTGACCTTTGTCAGCCAGTGCGAAAAAAACTCTCTCAAAAAGACACGTCGAGTTTTAGATGCCTTTGCTAATCGCATTGGCGATAACACATGGCAAACCCTGATTACCGAGGACGGGCTACTCACTGTCAAAAAAATGCTGCGTAAAACCGCCAGTAAAAATACCGCAGTGAGTTGTCACTGGATAAGAACTCGTGCCAGAAGCGAGTTATTGTGGGTAGTGGGAAATAAAAATAAGTTTAATGAGCAGGGCATAGTGCCTGTTAATACAACTTTAAAAGAGGTTTTTATGGATACAAAACAGGCGAAACCTGTAAAAGGTATGATTTACGCCAATACACACTTACAACCCTTAAATCATCATTTATTTGCAGTGGGGTTTGTTGCACAGCAGCTGTATTTGTACTTTTACCCAGATAAAAGAAATCAAGCGAATGCTGCTTTTATTGCGGGTTGTCTGCATGATATAGGTAAGCTAGATCCTTCTTTTCAAGATTGGGTCATCAAACCAAAAAATCAAAATTACCAAGCGGAAGACGGTCAACATATTGATGACTCTAAGTTCAGCTTTGAAAAACATCCTAGGCACAATGAAATATCAGCGCTTATTTTTCAATGTATCGCTGATCAAGCTAAAGGCATTAGGCAAATAAAGCAATCTATTAAACACGCAATCTATTGGCATCATGCAAAGCCGTTTAGAACAAAAGCGAAAGACGAGTTTGATACCTACGGAAAGCTTTATAACAAACTTAAAGCAAGCATGGGAGATAACGCTTGGACGCTTATTTCTGAAAATGCTATCGCCATGTTAAATAGCGTTTGTGAACTAGATAACCACTATAAAGAGGGACAAGACAGTTTTTTGAGAAAAGCCTTTTCAAGTGATGTCGATGACGAAGTATTAAGTAATTATCAAAATACTCCATTACCAAATTATAAAGAATATGACGCAGCAGAGAATACTCAAGAGTATGAGAAGCAAATTCGGATTAACGCTAATAATAATGAAATACGAGCGTGTTTAATTACTGCAGATCGTTGGGTTTCTTCCTTATCTCCAAATGAATTATTGAGCCATATCAAAAATAAAAATTTAGATGGATTTATACAAGAACAACTAACAAATAACGTATTTTTGGAAAGTGATTTAACGACTCATATCCAAGAATGTCTCAAGCAATTCCCTAATAGTGAACGAACCATAAAACAGTCATCGGTTGCAGAAAAGTTGGCTGAAGTCACAGGTAGGGTGAAAGTTCTAGCAGGTGCTGCGGGTTGTGGAAAAAGTAAAATAGCGCTGGAGTGGGCTGGCCTCAGCAATGCCCAGCAAATTATTTGGGTATGCATGCCCTAG
- the cas6f gene encoding type I-F CRISPR-associated endoribonuclease Cas6/Csy4: MGSYIDIRIRPDAEMRENVLLNKVYTKLHKAFFDLQSLDIGVSFPETKVMLGTLIRVHSSQARLEELMALSWLGGLSGYCVCSDIKMVPEHALHRRVSRWRPNMSQSHLRRLIKRGSISEHEMKAYKAKMFAEQMTTLPYLELESASNGKHHRRYIQMTNTQDNSLVGDFDYFGLSKTATIPWF, translated from the coding sequence ATGGGTTCGTATATTGATATTCGTATTAGGCCAGATGCCGAAATGCGAGAAAATGTTCTATTAAATAAGGTATATACCAAGCTCCATAAAGCATTCTTCGATCTGCAATCTCTAGATATAGGCGTCAGTTTTCCTGAAACGAAAGTCATGCTAGGTACTTTAATTAGAGTACATTCAAGTCAAGCAAGATTAGAGGAATTAATGGCGCTTTCATGGTTAGGTGGACTATCTGGTTATTGTGTATGCAGTGATATAAAAATGGTTCCTGAACATGCTTTACACAGGCGTGTTTCACGGTGGCGTCCTAATATGAGTCAATCACACCTTAGACGATTAATAAAACGAGGTTCAATTTCAGAACATGAAATGAAAGCTTATAAAGCCAAAATGTTTGCTGAGCAGATGACCACTTTACCTTATCTTGAATTGGAAAGTGCTTCGAATGGAAAGCATCATCGACGTTATATCCAAATGACAAATACTCAAGATAATTCATTGGTTGGTGATTTTGACTATTTTGGCTTAAGTAAAACAGCAACAATTCCTTGGTTTTAA
- a CDS encoding virulence RhuM family protein — translation MTQKTQLSLQDQTSEFLLYTAPNGEVKVEVLLSGETIWLTQERIAELFGVQRPAISKHLKNIFESGELQEELVISILEHTTAHGAMAGKTQTKPVKYYNLDVVISVGYRVNSTQATQFRIWATQLIKDYLIKGFSMDDERLKNGRFFGKDYFKELLERVRSIRSSERRVYQQITDIFAECSIDYDPRSETTHLFYAHVQDKFHFAITGHTAAEIISLKADASQPLMGMMTYKNAPSGRVLKSDSTVAKNYLREDEIKKLERTVSAFFDYIEGIIERRNTFSMEAFAESVNKFLAFNEYQVLEGYGQISRQAAEQKAHIEYEQFNKQQKIESDFDRAVNNLLSNKKRT, via the coding sequence ATGACCCAAAAAACTCAACTTAGCCTACAAGATCAAACCTCGGAATTCTTACTTTATACCGCCCCTAATGGTGAGGTAAAAGTAGAAGTATTGCTCAGTGGTGAAACTATTTGGTTAACACAGGAGCGGATAGCAGAGCTGTTCGGGGTACAACGTCCGGCTATCTCTAAGCATTTAAAAAATATTTTTGAAAGTGGTGAGTTGCAAGAGGAACTGGTTATTTCCATTTTGGAACATACCACTGCTCATGGTGCTATGGCTGGAAAAACTCAAACTAAACCAGTGAAATATTATAATTTAGATGTTGTCATCTCGGTCGGCTATCGCGTTAACTCGACACAAGCAACCCAATTTCGTATCTGGGCAACCCAACTCATTAAAGACTACCTTATTAAAGGCTTTTCCATGGATGATGAGCGACTTAAAAACGGTCGTTTCTTTGGCAAAGATTATTTTAAAGAGCTACTGGAGCGAGTTCGCTCCATTCGATCCAGTGAGCGACGTGTTTATCAGCAAATAACCGATATATTTGCTGAATGCAGCATTGATTATGACCCCCGTTCAGAAACAACGCACTTGTTCTATGCTCATGTGCAAGATAAGTTTCACTTTGCTATTACAGGGCATACGGCGGCAGAAATCATTTCACTAAAGGCCGATGCCAGCCAGCCCTTAATGGGTATGATGACTTATAAAAACGCCCCTTCAGGTCGAGTGCTTAAATCCGATTCAACCGTCGCGAAAAACTACCTAAGAGAAGATGAAATCAAAAAACTAGAACGCACAGTGTCGGCCTTTTTTGACTATATAGAAGGTATAATTGAGCGTCGAAATACCTTTTCCATGGAAGCCTTTGCAGAAAGTGTTAATAAATTTTTAGCCTTTAATGAATATCAAGTATTAGAAGGCTACGGCCAAATATCGCGCCAAGCTGCAGAGCAAAAAGCCCATATTGAGTATGAACAATTTAACAAACAACAAAAAATAGAGTCAGACTTTGATCGCGCAGTGAATAACTTGCTTAGCAACAAGAAGAGAACATAG
- the cas7fv gene encoding type I-Fv CRISPR-associated protein Cas7fv produces the protein MKKVTGIKSVDFKITALGHGVVNWNGPTSLMGESGTTVDNHTLPKLRGYTNLSGKIKEETGYKYRKEATDIDFKKTPLYISQNCIRHHLFRSQAFDVHYANKTKTDDLTCMLASVTGLIRGYVVPSSQNKRTSPLLIEDFVDQLGNGNFEQFGQAGERDSSSFFSKTTFGDTQYIAYGSISIEQLQFISLDKKFDRESMGIKAGQGEGVAKAVQDFIQSLNSDLKPEAVFHENYVRSGTIFEEGEVGVLLNQDAIQALIDYTIELIKDLSIRQAKSYMYVDDVLVDYNDSNKMMRIKRDESSIAVEPENEFASYFYQK, from the coding sequence ATGAAAAAAGTAACAGGTATTAAAAGCGTCGATTTTAAAATTACAGCACTTGGTCATGGCGTGGTGAATTGGAATGGACCTACATCGTTAATGGGAGAATCAGGAACCACCGTAGATAATCATACTTTGCCAAAATTGCGTGGATATACGAATTTATCAGGGAAAATAAAAGAAGAAACGGGTTATAAATATCGTAAAGAAGCTACAGATATTGATTTTAAGAAAACGCCTTTGTATATCAGTCAAAACTGTATTCGTCATCACCTGTTTCGATCACAAGCGTTTGACGTGCATTATGCCAATAAAACAAAAACTGATGATTTAACTTGTATGCTTGCATCTGTGACAGGATTAATTCGTGGTTACGTTGTTCCATCAAGTCAAAATAAACGTACAAGCCCTTTGTTGATTGAAGACTTTGTCGATCAGCTAGGGAATGGAAACTTTGAGCAATTTGGTCAAGCTGGTGAACGTGATAGCTCATCTTTCTTCTCAAAAACAACTTTTGGGGATACGCAATATATAGCTTATGGCTCTATCAGTATCGAACAATTACAGTTTATTTCTTTAGATAAGAAGTTTGATAGAGAATCGATGGGTATTAAAGCGGGACAAGGTGAGGGTGTTGCTAAAGCCGTGCAAGACTTCATTCAATCACTTAATTCAGATTTAAAGCCAGAAGCTGTATTTCATGAAAACTATGTACGCAGCGGAACGATTTTTGAAGAAGGCGAAGTGGGGGTTTTATTGAATCAAGATGCTATTCAAGCACTAATTGACTACACCATAGAATTAATTAAAGACTTGTCAATTCGTCAAGCAAAGTCATACATGTATGTGGATGATGTGCTAGTGGATTATAACGACAGCAATAAGATGATGCGCATAAAACGCGATGAAAGCAGTATAGCTGTTGAACCTGAAAATGAATTCGCTAGCTATTTTTATCAAAAATAA
- the cas5fv gene encoding type I-Fv CRISPR-associated protein Cas5fv yields MKIEIKYESSWRNSFLEGSNNEPLPKEGRKFIGSMTSLKKSENYILRGITHNTVMGILNRLIGDQRKLYQARQQESYYFQNLEPLIRFDDKPSYVNQEMTYIRNISGSEDQNSYTGMIQVDAPIFCSDYSEQLWGVLDLDVDELCDFVLNGKKVTKTIAHNPLVIIAKLEELFSLKPVLNENRVNETFQYLKQKFDKFNGLNRNDEVLLISLYCSALYLQLERLSKYFDVSSAKTKAGGLSGISNNGFTKKDFMARYTSGEKKKIWGNPYIRKERIKGIGEVTSLMEKAGGTLNIELEIDRETAKDLYEKIENAGVSSFYLGKKGLAYVSDIRL; encoded by the coding sequence ATGAAAATAGAAATTAAATATGAATCTAGCTGGCGCAATTCTTTTCTAGAAGGCTCTAATAACGAACCCTTGCCTAAGGAAGGTAGGAAGTTCATCGGTTCAATGACGAGCCTCAAAAAGAGCGAAAACTATATTCTTCGAGGTATTACCCATAACACAGTAATGGGTATTTTGAATCGACTGATTGGTGATCAAAGGAAGCTTTACCAAGCTAGACAGCAAGAGTCTTATTATTTTCAAAATCTTGAGCCTCTTATCCGCTTTGATGACAAGCCCAGTTATGTAAATCAAGAAATGACATACATAAGAAATATTTCAGGTAGTGAGGATCAAAATTCATATACAGGAATGATCCAAGTAGATGCCCCCATTTTTTGTTCTGATTACTCAGAACAGCTATGGGGCGTTCTAGATTTGGATGTTGATGAGCTGTGTGACTTCGTTCTTAATGGAAAAAAAGTAACCAAGACCATCGCCCATAATCCTTTAGTGATTATTGCTAAACTTGAAGAGTTATTTTCGTTAAAGCCTGTTTTGAATGAAAATAGGGTGAATGAGACTTTCCAGTATTTGAAACAAAAATTTGACAAATTCAATGGGCTTAATCGTAACGATGAAGTGTTATTAATTAGTCTTTATTGTTCAGCGTTGTATTTGCAGCTTGAAAGGCTTTCTAAGTATTTTGATGTGTCATCAGCAAAAACGAAAGCAGGAGGGCTAAGTGGTATTTCTAACAACGGCTTTACTAAGAAAGACTTTATGGCTCGTTATACATCCGGAGAAAAAAAGAAAATTTGGGGTAACCCTTATATTCGCAAAGAACGAATAAAAGGAATAGGTGAAGTAACCTCTTTAATGGAAAAGGCAGGAGGGACACTCAATATTGAACTTGAAATTGATCGTGAAACTGCGAAAGACTTATATGAAAAAATAGAAAATGCTGGCGTGTCTAGTTTTTACCTAGGCAAAAAAGGTTTGGCTTATGTCTCAGATATCAGACTTTAG
- the cas1f gene encoding type I-F CRISPR-associated endonuclease Cas1f: MEQFSPSDMKTILHSKRANMYYLEYCRVMQKDGRVLYLTEALSNNKSGENQYFNIPIANTTVLLLGNGTSITQAAMRMLAQAGVLVGFCGGGGTPLYMACEVEWFTPQSEYRPTEYLHGWLQFWFDDDKRLDAAKTFQKARLDYLERIWTKDKDLKGEGFALQDAVLQSSFETFHNRTDAATKQSDLLLTEAQLTKALYKYAANAVRIEDFKRQHNSSDKANDFLNHGNYLAYGLAACCLWVLGIPHGFAVMHGKTRRGALVFDVADLIKDAIVLPWAFVCAKENATEQEFRQQILQKFTDHKALDFMFDTVKNMALNLGSSSNQQNDLEEQKTLVGRSLERQND, from the coding sequence ATGGAACAGTTCTCACCATCAGACATGAAAACCATATTGCACTCAAAACGAGCCAATATGTATTACTTAGAATATTGCCGAGTCATGCAAAAAGATGGTCGAGTCTTGTATCTCACGGAAGCGCTTTCTAATAATAAGTCAGGAGAAAACCAGTACTTTAATATCCCGATTGCCAACACCACCGTGCTTCTACTTGGTAATGGTACCTCGATCACCCAAGCGGCGATGCGAATGCTGGCTCAAGCTGGCGTCTTGGTTGGATTTTGTGGTGGCGGTGGTACGCCTCTGTATATGGCGTGCGAAGTAGAATGGTTTACCCCGCAAAGCGAATATCGACCTACCGAATACCTTCATGGTTGGCTGCAATTTTGGTTTGATGACGACAAGCGTCTTGATGCTGCGAAAACTTTCCAGAAAGCGCGCCTTGATTACCTTGAACGTATTTGGACAAAAGACAAAGACTTAAAAGGCGAAGGCTTCGCCCTGCAAGACGCAGTATTACAATCGTCTTTCGAGACTTTTCATAACCGAACCGATGCCGCGACGAAACAATCCGATTTATTACTCACCGAAGCGCAACTAACCAAAGCCTTGTATAAATACGCCGCTAATGCCGTACGCATTGAGGATTTTAAACGTCAGCATAACTCAAGCGACAAAGCCAACGACTTTTTAAACCACGGCAATTATCTTGCCTATGGCTTAGCCGCTTGTTGTTTGTGGGTGCTCGGCATTCCTCATGGTTTTGCCGTTATGCATGGCAAAACACGTCGTGGGGCCTTGGTGTTTGATGTGGCTGACTTGATCAAAGACGCCATCGTCCTGCCTTGGGCATTTGTTTGTGCCAAAGAAAACGCCACAGAACAAGAATTTCGCCAACAGATCCTACAAAAATTCACCGACCATAAAGCCTTAGATTTTATGTTTGATACCGTTAAAAACATGGCTTTAAACCTTGGTAGTTCATCAAATCAGCAAAATGACCTCGAAGAGCAAAAGACACTTGTAGGTCGTTCTTTAGAGCGACAAAACGACTAG